In Streptomyces hawaiiensis, one genomic interval encodes:
- a CDS encoding flavin-containing monooxygenase — MSTPHTPLSPALDFDPDALRERYRAERDRRVRPDGNRQYRRATGEFGHFDDDPHAAPGFTRELLNDHVDVLVVGGGFGGLLAAARLREAGLRDIRVVEKGADFGGTWYWNRYPGIHCDIESYVYLPLLEELGYVPKWKYAPGEEIREHARAIARHFDLYRDACFRTQVSELRWNEGESAWTVATDRGDRMTARHVVVATGLLSQPKLPGIEGIETFKGHMFHTSRWDYDYTGGDANGGLTKLAGRRVALIGTGATAVQVVPHLGRDAGHLYVFQRTPSSVDVRGQRPTDPEWAGSLEPGWARRRRDNFLAVVTGGQTDEDLVADGWTSSARLQQKLIPTDNFSGLPPEERERLEEIADFQKMNELRARVDRIVEDPATAEKLKPWYRYMCKRPTFSDQYLQTFNRPNVTLVDTADHGGVERITENAVVVGGVEYEVDCVVFGTGFEVGVSGLLSGRLPAYGRDGAALLDAWRSTGPRTLHGFYSRGFPNLFMLGSVQSASSVNYVHVLDEQAGHVAEVIAEAHRRGARCVEPTAAAQDAWVATIREKSADLYTFQSECTPGYYNAEGMPRPRSESYGDGPIAFYELIRRWRAQGGMDEVLGS, encoded by the coding sequence ATGTCCACCCCCCACACCCCCTTGTCCCCCGCCCTGGACTTCGACCCGGACGCCCTGCGCGAGCGCTACCGGGCCGAGCGCGACCGGCGCGTCCGCCCCGACGGAAACCGCCAGTACCGCCGCGCCACCGGCGAGTTCGGCCACTTCGACGACGACCCGCACGCCGCACCCGGTTTCACCCGCGAGCTCCTGAACGACCACGTCGACGTCCTGGTCGTCGGCGGCGGCTTCGGCGGTCTCCTCGCCGCCGCCCGGCTGCGCGAGGCCGGCCTGCGCGACATCCGGGTCGTCGAGAAGGGCGCCGACTTCGGCGGCACCTGGTACTGGAACCGCTACCCGGGCATCCACTGCGACATCGAGTCGTACGTCTACCTGCCGCTGCTCGAAGAGCTCGGCTACGTCCCGAAGTGGAAGTACGCCCCGGGCGAGGAGATCAGGGAGCACGCCCGGGCGATCGCCCGGCACTTCGACCTCTACCGTGACGCCTGCTTCCGCACGCAGGTGAGCGAACTGCGCTGGAACGAGGGCGAGTCCGCCTGGACCGTCGCGACCGACCGCGGCGACCGGATGACCGCACGGCACGTCGTCGTGGCGACCGGGCTGCTCAGCCAGCCCAAACTGCCCGGCATCGAAGGCATCGAGACCTTCAAGGGGCACATGTTCCACACCAGCCGCTGGGACTACGACTACACCGGCGGCGACGCGAACGGCGGCCTGACGAAGCTCGCCGGCCGGCGCGTGGCCCTCATCGGCACCGGCGCCACGGCCGTCCAGGTCGTCCCCCATCTCGGCCGGGACGCCGGGCACCTGTACGTCTTCCAGCGCACCCCCTCCTCCGTGGACGTGCGCGGCCAGCGCCCCACGGACCCCGAGTGGGCCGGCTCGCTGGAGCCCGGCTGGGCGCGCCGGCGCAGGGACAACTTCCTCGCGGTCGTCACCGGCGGCCAAACCGACGAGGACCTGGTGGCCGACGGCTGGACCAGCAGCGCCCGCCTCCAGCAGAAGCTCATCCCGACCGACAACTTCTCCGGCCTCCCGCCCGAGGAGCGCGAACGCCTGGAGGAGATCGCCGACTTCCAGAAGATGAACGAGCTGCGCGCCCGGGTCGACCGCATCGTCGAGGACCCGGCCACGGCCGAGAAGCTCAAGCCCTGGTACCGCTACATGTGCAAGCGGCCCACCTTCAGCGACCAGTACCTCCAGACCTTCAACCGGCCGAACGTCACCCTCGTGGACACCGCCGACCACGGGGGAGTGGAGCGCATCACCGAAAACGCAGTCGTGGTCGGCGGGGTGGAGTACGAGGTCGACTGCGTCGTCTTCGGCACCGGTTTCGAGGTCGGAGTCTCCGGGCTGCTGTCCGGGCGCCTGCCCGCGTACGGCAGGGACGGCGCCGCCCTGCTCGACGCCTGGCGGTCGACCGGCCCGCGGACCCTGCACGGCTTCTACAGCCGCGGCTTCCCCAATCTGTTCATGCTGGGCTCGGTGCAGAGCGCGAGCTCCGTGAACTACGTGCACGTCCTGGACGAACAGGCCGGCCATGTCGCCGAGGTGATCGCGGAGGCACACCGGCGCGGGGCCCGGTGCGTGGAACCGACGGCCGCGGCGCAGGACGCCTGGGTGGCCACGATCCGCGAGAAGTCGGCCGACCTGTACACGTTCCAGTCCGAGTGCACCCCCGGCTACTACAACGCCGAGGGCATGCCGCGGCCCCGCAGCGAGTCCTACGGCGACGGCCCGATCGCCTTCTACGAGCTGATCCGGCGCTGGCGCGCGCAGGGCGGTATGGACGAGGTGCTGGGATCGTGA
- a CDS encoding DEAD/DEAH box helicase, translating into MDRTARKNNGSSHSRGNGFRPRKSGGGGTASRPAGGGRGGRRPAPSQEFAPPTTLTPALPAVEAFADLDLPERLLAALTAEGLTAPFPIQAATLPNSLAGRDVLGRGRTGSGKTLAFGLALLARVDGRQAEARQPLALVLVPTRELAQQVTDALAPFARALRLRLATVVGGMPIGRQANALRAGAEVVVATPGRLKDLIDRGDCRLDQVGITVLDEADQMTDMGFMPQVTALLDKVRPGGQRMLFSATLDRNVDRLVRTYLHDPVVHSVDPSAGAVTTMEHHLLHVEDDDKHATTTRIAARDGRVIMFLDTKHAADRLAKKLLAVGVRAMALHGGKSQSQRNRTLARFKDGHVTVLVATNVAARGIHVDNLDLVVNVDPPGDHKDYLHRGGRTARAGESGTVVTLVLPHQRREMTRLMADAGITPQITRVRSGEADLNRITGAQEPSGVPVVLTPPATEQPPPARTGSAPNGRRGRPPRGRRR; encoded by the coding sequence ATGGACCGCACGGCTCGCAAGAACAACGGCTCGTCCCACTCCCGTGGCAACGGCTTCCGGCCCCGTAAGTCGGGCGGCGGGGGCACCGCTTCCCGTCCGGCGGGCGGCGGCCGCGGTGGGCGACGCCCCGCCCCCAGCCAGGAGTTCGCACCGCCCACCACCCTCACCCCGGCGCTGCCGGCCGTCGAGGCGTTCGCCGACCTCGACCTGCCCGAGCGGCTACTGGCCGCGCTCACGGCCGAGGGCCTGACCGCACCGTTCCCGATCCAGGCGGCGACCCTGCCCAACTCGCTGGCCGGCCGGGACGTCCTGGGCCGCGGTCGCACCGGTTCGGGCAAGACACTCGCCTTCGGGCTCGCCCTGCTGGCCCGCGTCGACGGGCGGCAGGCCGAGGCCCGCCAGCCCCTGGCCCTCGTCCTCGTGCCCACCCGCGAACTGGCCCAGCAGGTCACCGACGCCCTCGCCCCCTTCGCCCGCGCGCTGCGTCTGCGACTCGCCACGGTGGTCGGCGGCATGCCGATCGGCCGGCAGGCGAACGCGCTGCGCGCCGGTGCCGAAGTCGTCGTCGCCACTCCCGGCCGGCTCAAGGACCTCATAGACCGAGGCGACTGCCGCCTGGACCAGGTCGGCATCACGGTTCTCGACGAGGCCGACCAGATGACCGACATGGGCTTCATGCCGCAGGTCACCGCCCTGCTCGACAAGGTGCGCCCCGGCGGGCAGCGGATGCTGTTCTCGGCCACCCTGGACCGCAACGTCGACCGGCTGGTCCGCACCTACCTGCACGACCCGGTGGTGCACTCCGTCGACCCGTCCGCGGGCGCGGTCACCACGATGGAGCACCACCTGCTGCACGTCGAGGACGACGACAAGCACGCCACCACGACCCGGATCGCCGCCCGCGACGGACGCGTGATCATGTTCCTGGACACCAAGCACGCCGCCGACCGGCTGGCCAAGAAGCTGCTGGCCGTGGGCGTGCGCGCGATGGCCCTGCACGGCGGCAAGTCGCAGTCACAGCGAAACCGGACCCTGGCCCGGTTCAAGGACGGCCACGTCACGGTCCTGGTCGCCACCAACGTCGCCGCCCGCGGCATCCACGTCGACAACCTCGACCTCGTCGTCAACGTGGACCCGCCCGGTGACCACAAGGACTACCTGCACCGCGGCGGCCGTACCGCCCGCGCCGGCGAGTCCGGCACCGTCGTCACACTGGTCCTGCCCCACCAGCGTCGCGAGATGACCCGGCTGATGGCCGACGCCGGCATCACCCCGCAGATCACCCGGGTCCGCTCGGGCGAGGCCGACCTGAACCGCATCACCGGGGCGCAGGAGCCCTCGGGCGTGCCCGTCGTCCTCACCCCGCCGGCCACCGAGCAGCCGCCCCCCGCGCGCACGGGCTCCGCCCCGAACGGCCGGCGGGGCAGGCCGCCCCGGGGCCGCCGCCGCTGA
- a CDS encoding serine hydrolase domain-containing protein — protein MKSRTSLLTAAVLVVGLTAGPSVLPAAALAPAASTPARSTAGQSPDAALEAAIAGLPSADATAALVRVGGKEGTWRGSSGVHDLRTGRPADPAARFRAGSVTKVFTAAVALQLAEEGRLDLDRTARSYLPELIPAAYEDVTVRRLLNHTHGIPAPDFPGTTVEEAYANRFRVHDPRDMVRSATSKKPEFAPGERQHYLNIGYTVTGLIVERVTRDSYERQVARRVLGPLGLRNTYFPGTNPRITGPHNHGYQTMRLDDGTTGLRDVSVWGTTDGWAAGDIVSTTADLERFTDALFRGRIVRGPLLEEMFTLPEVTDFRTGKPAAYSAGLSMKVLGGREVWGKTGGRWGYNAAIASTRNGSRTLVYSVNSTDAKGQDMNRTAEALMVAAYGRP, from the coding sequence ATGAAGTCCCGTACCAGCCTGCTGACCGCCGCCGTGCTCGTCGTGGGGCTCACCGCGGGGCCGTCCGTGCTCCCGGCCGCCGCCTTGGCCCCGGCAGCGTCGACGCCGGCGCGTTCAACCGCGGGGCAGTCCCCGGACGCCGCCCTCGAAGCCGCCATCGCCGGCCTTCCCAGCGCCGACGCCACCGCCGCCCTCGTGCGGGTCGGCGGCAAGGAGGGCACCTGGCGCGGCAGTTCGGGCGTACACGATCTGCGGACCGGCCGGCCCGCGGATCCGGCCGCCCGCTTCCGCGCCGGCTCCGTGACCAAGGTCTTCACCGCCGCGGTCGCCCTGCAACTGGCCGAAGAGGGCCGCCTGGACCTCGACCGCACCGCCCGCTCCTACCTGCCGGAGCTGATCCCGGCGGCGTACGAGGACGTCACCGTCCGCCGGCTCCTCAACCACACGCACGGCATCCCGGCCCCGGACTTCCCCGGCACCACCGTCGAGGAGGCGTACGCCAACCGCTTCCGCGTCCACGACCCCCGCGACATGGTCCGCTCGGCGACGTCGAAGAAGCCCGAGTTCGCGCCGGGCGAGCGGCAGCACTACCTCAACATCGGGTACACCGTCACCGGCCTGATCGTCGAGCGCGTCACCCGCGACTCCTACGAGCGCCAGGTCGCCCGGCGGGTGCTCGGGCCGCTGGGGCTGCGGAACACCTACTTCCCGGGGACGAACCCGCGCATCACCGGGCCGCACAACCACGGCTACCAGACCATGCGCCTCGACGACGGCACGACCGGGCTCCGGGACGTCTCCGTGTGGGGGACGACGGACGGCTGGGCGGCCGGGGACATCGTCTCCACCACCGCGGACCTGGAGCGGTTCACCGACGCCCTGTTCCGGGGGCGGATCGTGCGCGGGCCGCTACTGGAGGAGATGTTCACGCTGCCGGAGGTGACCGACTTCCGGACCGGGAAGCCGGCCGCCTACTCCGCCGGTCTGTCCATGAAGGTGCTGGGCGGGCGCGAGGTGTGGGGCAAGACGGGCGGGCGCTGGGGGTACAACGCCGCCATCGCCTCCACCCGGAACGGCTCCCGCACCCTCGTCTACAGCGTCAACTCCACCGACGCCAAGGGCCAGGACATGAACCGGACCGCCGAGGCCCTCATGGTGGCGGCCTACGGCAGGCCGTAG
- a CDS encoding cold-shock protein: protein MATGTVKWFNAEKGFGFIEQEGGGPDVFAHYSNIATSGFRELQEGQKVTFDVTQGQKGPQAENIVPA, encoded by the coding sequence ATGGCAACTGGCACCGTGAAGTGGTTCAACGCGGAAAAGGGCTTCGGCTTCATCGAGCAGGAGGGTGGCGGCCCGGACGTCTTCGCCCACTACTCGAACATCGCCACCTCCGGCTTCCGCGAGCTTCAGGAAGGCCAGAAGGTTACCTTCGACGTCACGCAGGGCCAGAAGGGCCCCCAGGCCGAGAACATCGTTCCCGCCTGA
- a CDS encoding sensor histidine kinase, protein MGDLRRDLRGWWEHGRALTAANPLVVDVGIALLVLCAMTMPFVVPRAAGAPPATWGAYGLSMLTVVPLVWRRRAPLAVLFAVIAANALYGLTMDGPGQPLPYTGLVVVYTIAALSPARKRLVTGGVLLVAVPVGVGLNTRSARELTFSVFVFAAAYVFGRLTDARQRAHRVEAEQAAARERARIAREMHDILSHAVSLMIVQAEAGPVAVRAAPERAEAAFDAISAAGRDAMAQLRHMLGVLREGGDDTVGAPREPQPGLAALPGLLDRVRGSGLAVVYRTVGDAGPVADEVGVTVFRVVQEALTNVVKHAGAHTATVQLRCEKDELEVLVADDGRGANAVPRRGGHGLVGICERAAAHGGSAAAGPGADGRGFEVRVRIPLSAAAEVGS, encoded by the coding sequence ATGGGGGACTTACGCAGGGACCTGCGAGGGTGGTGGGAGCACGGCCGGGCGCTGACGGCGGCCAATCCGCTCGTCGTGGACGTCGGCATCGCGCTGCTCGTGCTCTGCGCGATGACCATGCCGTTCGTCGTGCCGCGTGCGGCCGGGGCACCGCCCGCGACCTGGGGCGCGTACGGGTTGAGCATGCTCACCGTGGTGCCCCTGGTCTGGCGGCGGCGCGCTCCCCTCGCCGTGCTGTTCGCGGTGATTGCCGCCAACGCGCTGTACGGGCTGACCATGGACGGGCCCGGGCAGCCGCTGCCGTACACCGGACTGGTGGTCGTGTACACGATTGCCGCGCTGTCGCCCGCGCGGAAGCGGCTCGTCACCGGAGGTGTGCTGCTGGTCGCCGTGCCGGTGGGAGTCGGGCTCAACACCCGGTCGGCTCGTGAACTGACCTTCTCCGTCTTCGTGTTCGCGGCCGCCTATGTCTTCGGGCGGCTCACCGACGCCCGTCAGCGGGCACACCGCGTCGAGGCCGAGCAGGCCGCCGCGCGCGAACGGGCGCGGATCGCACGGGAGATGCACGACATCCTCTCCCACGCGGTGAGCCTGATGATCGTGCAGGCGGAGGCCGGCCCGGTGGCGGTGCGTGCCGCCCCCGAGCGTGCGGAGGCCGCCTTCGACGCGATCTCCGCGGCCGGGCGGGACGCCATGGCTCAGTTGCGTCACATGCTGGGGGTGCTGCGGGAAGGCGGCGACGACACCGTCGGCGCCCCGCGCGAGCCACAGCCCGGACTCGCCGCGCTGCCGGGGCTTCTCGACCGGGTGCGCGGGAGCGGACTCGCGGTGGTGTACCGGACGGTGGGGGACGCCGGGCCGGTGGCCGACGAGGTCGGGGTCACCGTGTTCCGGGTCGTGCAGGAGGCCCTGACCAATGTCGTCAAGCATGCGGGTGCGCATACCGCTACAGTCCAACTCCGTTGCGAAAAGGACGAGTTGGAGGTTCTCGTGGCCGATGACGGGCGTGGGGCGAACGCCGTGCCCCGCCGCGGAGGGCACGGGCTCGTCGGGATCTGTGAGCGGGCCGCGGCCCACGGGGGCAGCGCGGCCGCCGGGCCGGGAGCGGACGGCCGCGGCTTCGAGGTCCGGGTGCGGATCCCCCTCTCCGCCGCAGCGGAGGTGGGGTCGTGA
- a CDS encoding MMPL family transporter, translated as MATFLYRLGRLAFRRRWYVALVWAAVLAAVGLGSLKAPGAVDEEFSMPGIESQQAFDLMEQRFPGATADSATARVVFIAPGGEKVTAAGNKTSIEKAVAGLGDGTQVASAVDPFTAKTISEDGTTAFATVTYKVGANDLTDASRGHLERAIDQARDSGLTVEAGGTALAAEGGPGGTAEVIGVAIAAVVLLITFGSLAAAGLPLLTAVIGVGVSMATILTLAGALGLSTTTGTLAMMLGLAVGIDYALFVVSRYREERARGRTPQEATGLAVGTAGSAVVFAGLTVVIALAGLAVVGIPMLTKMGLAAAGAVVVAVLIALTVVPALLGFWPNAVLSRRARRSGRIEESTETNAGTRWARFVLRRPIPVLLLGVVGLGALALPAADLQLGMPGDEAKPTSTTERRAYDALAEGFGPGFNGPLTIVVDAKGAPDPRAAAGTIAKEIGGTEGVVSVSPARFNDAGDTAVFSAVPATAPTDEKTKNLVTTIRDERPGIESGTGASYEVTGTTAMNIDIAEKVQAALVPYLIVVVGLAIVLLLVVFRSLLVPLKAALGFLLSVLASLGAVVVVFQQGHGAELLGVEQTGPIMSLMPIFLVGIVFGLAMDYEVFLVSRMREAYVHGESPAQAVTSGFRHSARVVVAAALIMIAVFAGFIGESDSMIKMIGFGLASAVLFDAFVVRMAIVPAVLALLGDKAWWLPKWLDRTLPRVDVEGEALSRPEREPLPDTAPDLEPAGT; from the coding sequence GTGGCTACTTTCCTGTATCGACTGGGCCGTCTGGCCTTCCGGCGGCGCTGGTACGTCGCCCTGGTCTGGGCGGCCGTCCTGGCCGCCGTGGGGCTGGGCTCCCTCAAGGCGCCGGGGGCCGTCGACGAGGAGTTCTCGATGCCCGGCATCGAGTCCCAGCAGGCGTTCGACCTGATGGAGCAGCGCTTCCCCGGGGCCACGGCCGACAGCGCTACGGCCAGGGTCGTCTTCATCGCGCCGGGCGGCGAGAAGGTCACGGCCGCCGGGAACAAGACGTCCATCGAGAAGGCCGTGGCCGGACTCGGTGACGGCACGCAGGTCGCGAGCGCCGTCGACCCGTTCACGGCGAAGACGATCAGCGAGGACGGCACGACCGCCTTCGCGACCGTCACCTACAAGGTCGGTGCGAACGACCTCACCGACGCCAGCCGCGGCCACCTGGAGCGGGCCATCGACCAGGCCCGGGACTCCGGTCTGACCGTCGAGGCGGGCGGCACCGCGCTGGCCGCCGAGGGCGGGCCGGGCGGCACGGCCGAGGTCATCGGCGTCGCGATCGCCGCCGTCGTGCTCCTGATCACCTTCGGTTCACTGGCCGCCGCCGGGCTGCCCCTGCTGACCGCCGTCATCGGTGTCGGCGTCAGCATGGCCACGATCCTCACCCTGGCCGGCGCCCTGGGCCTGTCCACGACCACCGGCACCCTCGCCATGATGCTGGGCCTCGCCGTCGGCATCGACTACGCCCTGTTCGTCGTCTCCCGCTACCGGGAGGAGCGCGCCAGGGGCCGTACGCCGCAGGAGGCGACCGGGCTGGCCGTAGGCACGGCCGGTTCCGCGGTCGTGTTCGCCGGGCTCACCGTCGTGATCGCGCTGGCCGGGCTCGCCGTGGTCGGCATCCCGATGCTCACCAAGATGGGGCTGGCCGCGGCGGGCGCGGTCGTCGTCGCCGTACTGATCGCCCTCACCGTCGTCCCGGCGCTCCTCGGCTTCTGGCCGAACGCCGTGCTCAGCCGGCGGGCCCGCAGGAGCGGCCGGATCGAGGAGAGCACCGAGACCAACGCCGGCACCCGCTGGGCACGGTTCGTGCTGCGCCGCCCCATACCCGTCCTGCTTCTCGGCGTCGTCGGCCTGGGCGCCCTGGCCCTGCCCGCGGCCGACCTCCAGTTGGGCATGCCCGGGGACGAGGCCAAGCCGACCTCCACCACCGAGCGCCGGGCCTACGACGCGCTCGCCGAGGGCTTCGGGCCGGGCTTCAACGGGCCGCTGACCATCGTCGTGGACGCCAAGGGCGCCCCCGATCCCCGGGCCGCCGCCGGCACGATCGCGAAGGAGATCGGCGGCACCGAGGGCGTCGTGTCCGTCTCCCCGGCCCGCTTCAACGACGCCGGCGACACCGCCGTCTTCTCGGCCGTGCCCGCCACCGCGCCGACCGACGAGAAGACCAAGAACCTGGTGACCACCATCCGCGACGAGCGCCCCGGCATCGAGTCCGGCACCGGCGCGAGCTACGAGGTCACCGGCACCACCGCGATGAACATCGACATCGCCGAGAAGGTCCAGGCCGCGCTCGTCCCGTACCTGATCGTCGTGGTCGGCCTGGCGATCGTGCTGCTGCTGGTGGTCTTCCGGTCCCTGCTCGTCCCCCTCAAGGCGGCCCTCGGCTTCCTGCTGTCGGTGCTGGCCTCCCTCGGCGCGGTCGTCGTGGTCTTCCAGCAGGGCCACGGCGCGGAGCTCCTCGGCGTGGAGCAGACCGGCCCGATCATGAGCCTGATGCCGATCTTCCTGGTGGGCATCGTCTTCGGCCTCGCGATGGACTACGAGGTGTTCCTCGTCTCCCGGATGCGGGAGGCGTACGTCCACGGAGAGTCGCCCGCCCAGGCGGTCACCTCCGGCTTCCGGCACAGTGCCCGGGTGGTCGTGGCCGCCGCCCTGATCATGATCGCGGTGTTCGCCGGGTTCATCGGCGAGAGCGACTCCATGATCAAGATGATCGGCTTCGGGCTGGCCTCCGCCGTCCTGTTCGACGCCTTCGTGGTCCGCATGGCGATCGTGCCGGCCGTCCTCGCCCTGCTCGGCGACAAGGCCTGGTGGCTGCCGAAGTGGCTGGACCGAACGCTGCCCCGCGTCGACGTGGAGGGCGAGGCCCTCAGCCGGCCCGAGCGGGAGCCGCTCCCGGACACCGCGCCCGACCTGGAGCCGGCGGGCACCTGA
- a CDS encoding response regulator transcription factor: MSIRVLLADDQALLRATFRILIDSCPDMEVIAEASDGAEAVGLTRELHPDIVLMDIRMPGTDGLTATSELCADPELSATRVLILTTFETEDYVAQALRAGASGFLGKDVTADTLLTGLRTVASGEALLSPVATRSLITRFLMAPASGTGLAPPERLADLTVREREVMALAAEGRSNTEIAEDLTLSPLTVRTHIHRAMTKLHARDRAQLVVIAYQTGLVRATPPAT, from the coding sequence ATGAGCATCCGGGTGCTGCTCGCCGACGACCAGGCCCTGCTGCGGGCCACCTTCCGCATCCTCATCGACTCCTGCCCGGACATGGAGGTGATCGCCGAGGCCTCCGACGGCGCCGAGGCGGTCGGCCTGACCCGCGAACTGCACCCCGACATCGTCCTCATGGACATCCGCATGCCCGGCACCGACGGCCTCACCGCCACCTCCGAGCTGTGCGCAGACCCGGAGCTGTCCGCCACCCGCGTGCTGATCCTGACCACGTTCGAGACCGAGGACTACGTCGCCCAGGCCCTGCGCGCCGGCGCCAGCGGCTTCCTCGGCAAGGACGTCACCGCCGACACGCTCCTGACGGGCCTGCGCACGGTGGCCTCCGGAGAGGCCCTCCTCTCGCCCGTCGCCACCCGCTCCCTCATCACCCGCTTCCTCATGGCGCCGGCCTCCGGCACCGGCCTCGCGCCCCCGGAACGCCTCGCCGACCTCACGGTCCGTGAACGCGAGGTGATGGCGCTGGCCGCCGAGGGCAGGTCCAACACGGAGATCGCCGAGGACCTCACGCTCAGCCCGCTGACCGTCCGCACGCACATCCACCGGGCCATGACCAAGCTGCACGCCCGGGACCGCGCGCAGCTGGTCGTCATCGCGTACCAGACGGGGCTCGTACGGGCGACGCCACCGGCGACGTGA
- a CDS encoding response regulator — protein sequence MTIRVVIADDQELVRSGFAMILDVQPDIEVVAEAGDGAEAVEAVRRHTPDVALLDIRMPRMDGIEACRAISAAGDCRTVMLTTFDSDEYVYEALHAGASGFLLKDVRRDDLVHAVRVVARGDSLLAPSVARRLVEQYTRPAAARARRPDPRLDVLTARERETLLLLARGLSNAEIAAELVVSDHTVKTHVGNVLAKLGLRDRIQAVICAYETGLVAAGNPPPGGASRSGSSPASARK from the coding sequence GTGACGATCCGTGTCGTGATCGCCGACGACCAGGAGCTCGTGCGCAGCGGCTTCGCGATGATCCTGGACGTGCAGCCGGACATCGAGGTCGTCGCGGAGGCGGGTGACGGGGCCGAGGCGGTCGAGGCCGTGCGGCGGCACACGCCCGACGTGGCGCTCCTCGACATCCGGATGCCCCGTATGGACGGCATCGAGGCCTGCCGTGCGATCAGCGCCGCGGGCGACTGCCGGACCGTGATGCTCACGACCTTCGACTCCGACGAGTACGTGTACGAGGCACTGCACGCGGGCGCGAGCGGCTTCCTGCTCAAGGACGTGCGCCGGGACGATCTCGTGCACGCCGTACGGGTCGTCGCCCGGGGTGACTCGCTGCTCGCGCCGTCCGTGGCCAGGCGTCTGGTGGAGCAGTACACCCGGCCCGCCGCCGCCCGGGCCCGCCGGCCCGATCCCCGGCTGGACGTCCTGACCGCGCGGGAGCGCGAGACGCTGCTACTGCTCGCGCGGGGGCTGTCGAACGCCGAGATCGCCGCCGAGCTGGTGGTCAGCGACCACACCGTCAAGACGCATGTCGGCAACGTGCTGGCCAAGCTGGGCCTCAGGGACCGGATCCAGGCCGTGATCTGCGCCTACGAGACCGGGCTCGTCGCTGCCGGGAATCCCCCGCCCGGGGGAGCGTCCCGCTCCGGGTCCTCCCCCGCGTCGGCGAGGAAGTGA
- a CDS encoding sensor histidine kinase, with translation MSIPLERRYADRLEEFAEQHPFLVDLAMVLGLMGCATFGTSLVLPGADPPAQDKAGVVLMGVACLALLRHRANPRTVVVITTGCTVAAVVMGYLLTPLLLAPIMAALYWLATLTDRRTTRVYGIGTMVAVIVAAVLTDSMDHLSLLLRTIGPFFWLMLPLAAGNMTRLRRAYLQAVQARAEHAERTREEEARLRVTEERMRIARELHDVVAHHMALANAQAGTAAHLALTRPEQSQKILNDLTGTTSSALRELKAALGLLRQDGEMPGSVSLEPSPGLSRLPELVSACESAGLEVTVATEGEPQPLSPGVDLTAYRIVQEALTNVTKHATAEAAHVLLAYTGSRLLITVTNDGPSKAEGARGRGFGVMGMRERALSIGGELCAGPRPQGGFEVTTALPLQPSVHLAEGTPA, from the coding sequence ATGAGCATCCCCCTGGAGCGTCGCTACGCGGACCGCCTGGAGGAATTCGCCGAGCAGCACCCCTTCCTCGTCGACCTGGCGATGGTCCTCGGGCTGATGGGCTGCGCGACCTTCGGCACCTCCCTCGTCCTGCCCGGCGCCGACCCGCCCGCCCAGGACAAGGCGGGCGTCGTCCTCATGGGCGTGGCCTGCCTCGCCCTGCTCAGGCACCGCGCGAACCCGCGCACCGTCGTTGTGATCACCACGGGCTGCACCGTGGCGGCGGTCGTGATGGGCTATCTGCTCACGCCCCTGCTGCTGGCCCCGATCATGGCGGCGCTGTACTGGCTCGCCACCCTCACCGACCGCCGAACCACCCGCGTCTACGGCATCGGCACCATGGTGGCGGTGATCGTCGCGGCCGTGCTCACCGACTCCATGGACCACCTCTCGCTGCTGCTGAGGACGATCGGCCCGTTCTTCTGGCTGATGCTGCCCCTCGCCGCCGGCAACATGACGCGGCTGCGGCGCGCCTACCTCCAGGCCGTGCAGGCCCGGGCCGAACATGCCGAGCGCACCCGGGAGGAGGAGGCCCGGCTGCGCGTCACCGAGGAACGGATGCGCATCGCCCGGGAGCTGCACGACGTCGTCGCCCACCACATGGCCCTGGCCAACGCCCAGGCCGGCACCGCCGCGCACCTCGCCCTCACCCGCCCCGAGCAGAGTCAGAAGATCCTCAACGACCTGACCGGCACCACGTCCTCCGCGCTGCGGGAGCTGAAGGCCGCGCTGGGCCTGCTCCGCCAGGACGGCGAGATGCCCGGCTCGGTGTCGCTGGAGCCGTCCCCGGGCCTGTCCCGGCTGCCCGAGCTGGTCTCGGCGTGCGAGTCGGCGGGCCTGGAGGTCACCGTCGCCACGGAAGGGGAGCCGCAGCCGCTGTCGCCGGGCGTCGACCTGACCGCGTACCGGATCGTGCAGGAAGCCCTCACCAACGTCACCAAGCACGCCACGGCCGAAGCCGCGCACGTGCTCCTCGCCTACACCGGCTCCCGGCTGCTGATCACCGTCACCAACGACGGCCCCAGCAAGGCGGAGGGCGCCCGGGGCCGCGGCTTCGGCGTCATGGGCATGCGCGAACGCGCCCTCTCCATCGGCGGCGAACTGTGCGCGGGCCCCCGCCCCCAGGGCGGCTTCGAGGTCACCACCGCGCTGCCCCTGCAACCCTCCGTCCACCTCGCGGAAGGAACCCCCGCATGA